From Coffea arabica cultivar ET-39 chromosome 2e, Coffea Arabica ET-39 HiFi, whole genome shotgun sequence, the proteins below share one genomic window:
- the LOC113733373 gene encoding glutamate dehydrogenase-like isoform X1: protein MQGGKITTHERQLLRENESRTSISSWSLTKILSYTSSTKNNLIGVHTDVPAPDMGTNAQDLDGSLGRDAARGRGVLFATKVLLNEYGKSIARQ, encoded by the exons ATG CAGGGAGGAAAAATAACCACCCATGAAAGACAACTGCTGAGGGAAAAT GAATCAAGAACTTCCATTTCAAGTTGGTCATTGACCAAAATTTTGAGTTACACTAGCAGCACTAAGAATAATTTGATTGGAGTTCACACTGATGTTCCTGCGCCTGATATGGGAACAAATGCACAG GATCTTGATGGATCCCTCGGTAGAGATGCAGCAAGAGGGAGGGGAGTACTCTTTGCAACTAAAGTGCTGCTTAATGAATATGGAAAGAGTATTGCTAGGCAATGA
- the LOC113733373 gene encoding glutamate dehydrogenase-like isoform X2 has translation MGGKITTHERQLLRENESRTSISSWSLTKILSYTSSTKNNLIGVHTDVPAPDMGTNAQDLDGSLGRDAARGRGVLFATKVLLNEYGKSIARQ, from the exons ATG GGAGGAAAAATAACCACCCATGAAAGACAACTGCTGAGGGAAAAT GAATCAAGAACTTCCATTTCAAGTTGGTCATTGACCAAAATTTTGAGTTACACTAGCAGCACTAAGAATAATTTGATTGGAGTTCACACTGATGTTCCTGCGCCTGATATGGGAACAAATGCACAG GATCTTGATGGATCCCTCGGTAGAGATGCAGCAAGAGGGAGGGGAGTACTCTTTGCAACTAAAGTGCTGCTTAATGAATATGGAAAGAGTATTGCTAGGCAATGA